Proteins encoded together in one Pontiella desulfatans window:
- a CDS encoding glycosyl hydrolase, with the protein MMKKIMCVLALCGCAGLSAVASTASLESGFKKPADEYKPWTWWHWMNGHVTRESITRDLEEMKRSGLGGFGLWNTHEGIPKGPVKYGTPEWWELVEHTMNEAERLGLFMEIFNCAGWSATGAPFVTPEMAMQEVAWTEARFNGPGKAKIQLTVPKAVLGLERDMKKNPKINQRYYMPRKGLEGCFRDLAVFAVPSIPKGEKPRTLKNWREKAGFAKLAGYMNPDKLKIPKSQLIRQDQVIDLSEYMNADGFLEWEAPAGEWTILRMGYQPTGRGNHPAAHGGRGLEIDKMSAAAMDFYWEHFLSRVVRLAGDRAGTVFQNILCDSYEAGHQNWTAGFDQKFIDRHGYDLKKVLPILTGRVIQSPEYTERVLWDYRKLISDMIVGNYYGRMQENCAKAGVKFASEPYGRYGNANDFDMAGKVDIPTCEWWANLKQQDRIGEARLVASAAHTYGRKVVSSEAFTGSPKRIFESHPGGIKVQGDYFMAQGVNKFCFHTWAHDPYEQAPGLGLGTYGSRFDSRNTWWPYVGDFLEYLARNQYMLQQGKFVGDVVCYAGEDAPLKSGHLYRGGHILKDLPYSYDYSMCNTEILMQLTVKKGRLLTKNGSDFGVLQLPHSPWMSVEVLKKVEELLKAGAVISGAKPASAPGNTAKAERDQFAALTKRIWGAANGRKVKSNQYGQGVIYWGEPLSNILKKHGIAPDFSFSVVGTQKLGKTMYPGVGIDFIHRQVGADEVYFLSNQHAVTKTVKARFRVSGKVPELWFPDSGEICKLSATPSGSEHTEIELKFGPNEAYFVVFRDPSVATATKPAPWSKKEQQIADLSSDWNLNFSNGGSASMAQLQSWTKLDKLKYHSGTATYQKTFALTKQQLAKADEMLIDLGQVDVIAEVKVNGKNCGIAWKPPYRVNIANALRAGENKVEVTVANLWVNRLIGDQRFKDDHVWTTETGSTASGMGLKKIPDWVLNNSERPVKDRTAFYAWKWDHINSKKPLLSSGMLGPVKLIAR; encoded by the coding sequence ATGATGAAGAAAATAATGTGTGTTTTAGCACTCTGTGGATGCGCCGGTTTGTCAGCGGTTGCCTCAACCGCCTCGCTGGAATCCGGGTTTAAGAAGCCCGCCGATGAATATAAGCCGTGGACCTGGTGGCACTGGATGAACGGGCATGTAACCCGCGAATCGATTACCCGCGATTTGGAAGAAATGAAGCGTTCCGGTCTGGGCGGTTTCGGCCTCTGGAATACGCACGAGGGAATCCCCAAAGGCCCCGTAAAGTACGGAACGCCCGAATGGTGGGAGTTGGTGGAACACACCATGAACGAAGCCGAACGGCTGGGCCTGTTTATGGAAATATTTAACTGCGCCGGCTGGTCGGCCACGGGGGCTCCGTTTGTGACGCCCGAAATGGCGATGCAGGAAGTCGCGTGGACCGAGGCGCGCTTTAATGGTCCCGGCAAGGCGAAGATTCAGCTCACCGTTCCCAAAGCCGTGCTCGGGCTGGAACGGGATATGAAAAAGAATCCCAAGATTAATCAGCGCTATTACATGCCCCGTAAAGGATTAGAGGGTTGTTTTCGCGATCTCGCTGTCTTCGCGGTTCCCTCCATTCCAAAAGGCGAAAAGCCACGGACGCTGAAAAATTGGCGCGAAAAAGCCGGTTTCGCCAAGCTCGCGGGCTACATGAATCCCGACAAGCTCAAGATTCCGAAAAGCCAGTTGATCCGTCAGGATCAGGTTATTGACCTTTCTGAGTACATGAACGCTGACGGATTCCTAGAATGGGAAGCGCCCGCTGGCGAATGGACGATCCTCCGGATGGGATACCAACCGACCGGACGCGGGAACCATCCCGCCGCTCACGGTGGCAGAGGGCTTGAAATCGACAAAATGTCGGCGGCAGCCATGGACTTTTACTGGGAACACTTCCTCAGTCGGGTTGTCCGCCTCGCCGGGGATCGTGCCGGAACCGTTTTTCAGAATATATTGTGCGACAGCTACGAGGCCGGACATCAAAACTGGACCGCCGGGTTTGATCAGAAATTTATCGACCGCCACGGCTACGATTTAAAAAAGGTGCTGCCGATTTTGACCGGACGGGTCATCCAAAGCCCCGAATATACCGAGCGGGTGCTATGGGATTACCGCAAGCTGATCAGCGACATGATCGTCGGAAACTACTACGGGCGGATGCAGGAAAACTGCGCCAAAGCCGGTGTGAAATTCGCGTCGGAACCGTATGGCCGCTACGGCAACGCGAACGATTTTGATATGGCGGGGAAAGTGGATATCCCGACCTGCGAATGGTGGGCCAATTTAAAGCAGCAAGACCGCATTGGCGAAGCGCGGCTCGTTGCGTCTGCCGCCCACACCTACGGACGCAAAGTCGTCAGCTCCGAGGCGTTTACAGGATCGCCAAAGCGGATTTTTGAATCGCACCCCGGCGGCATCAAAGTGCAGGGCGACTATTTCATGGCACAGGGCGTCAACAAATTCTGTTTTCACACCTGGGCGCACGATCCGTACGAACAGGCACCCGGTCTTGGTCTGGGCACCTACGGCTCGCGCTTTGATTCGCGCAATACATGGTGGCCGTATGTGGGAGACTTTCTCGAGTATCTCGCCCGCAACCAGTATATGTTGCAGCAGGGTAAGTTTGTCGGTGATGTGGTTTGCTATGCGGGCGAGGATGCTCCGCTGAAAAGCGGGCATTTGTATCGCGGCGGACATATCCTCAAGGATTTGCCGTACAGCTACGACTACTCGATGTGCAACACCGAAATTCTGATGCAGTTGACCGTAAAAAAAGGGCGCTTGTTGACGAAAAACGGTTCGGATTTCGGTGTCCTGCAACTCCCGCATTCGCCGTGGATGTCGGTCGAGGTGCTGAAGAAAGTGGAGGAACTGTTGAAAGCTGGTGCCGTGATTTCAGGTGCCAAACCCGCCTCGGCACCCGGGAACACCGCGAAAGCGGAGCGCGATCAATTTGCCGCTTTGACGAAACGGATTTGGGGCGCGGCCAATGGCCGAAAGGTCAAATCAAACCAATACGGGCAGGGCGTCATCTATTGGGGCGAGCCGCTTAGCAACATTCTGAAAAAGCACGGCATCGCGCCCGATTTTAGTTTTTCGGTTGTCGGCACACAGAAGCTGGGTAAAACAATGTACCCCGGTGTTGGAATCGACTTTATTCACCGCCAGGTCGGCGCGGATGAGGTTTACTTTTTGAGTAACCAGCACGCGGTGACTAAAACCGTGAAAGCCCGTTTCCGCGTGAGCGGAAAAGTACCGGAGCTTTGGTTCCCCGACAGCGGCGAAATCTGCAAGCTGAGCGCCACTCCAAGCGGTAGCGAACACACCGAAATCGAACTCAAGTTTGGCCCGAACGAGGCCTACTTTGTGGTGTTCCGCGATCCGAGCGTCGCGACCGCGACGAAACCCGCGCCGTGGTCGAAAAAAGAGCAGCAAATCGCGGATTTGAGCTCCGACTGGAATTTGAACTTTTCCAACGGCGGATCAGCGTCAATGGCTCAACTTCAGTCGTGGACGAAACTCGATAAGCTGAAATACCATTCCGGAACGGCGACTTATCAAAAAACATTCGCCCTTACCAAACAGCAGCTCGCGAAAGCCGATGAAATGTTGATCGATCTGGGTCAAGTCGACGTGATCGCCGAAGTCAAGGTGAACGGCAAAAACTGCGGGATCGCCTGGAAACCGCCGTATCGGGTGAATATCGCCAACGCACTCCGCGCGGGCGAAAATAAAGTTGAAGTGACCGTCGCCAACCTATGGGTCAATCGCCTGATCGGCGACCAGCGCTTTAAAGACGATCACGTCTGGACGACGGAGACCGGCTCGACTGCCAGTGGAATGGGACTGAAAAAAATTCCGGATTGGGTGCTCAACAACAGCGAGCGTCCGGTCAAAGACCGCACCGCTTTCTATGCATGGAAATGGGATCACATCAACAGCAAGAAGCCGCTGCTCTCTTCTGGTATGCTTGGTCCGGTAAAACTAATCGCCCGCTAA
- a CDS encoding FAD-dependent oxidoreductase, with product MNRREFTRIVGGTSVVTALAPNYLFAKNTLSSAGVLLEACTFKNRGGWKLDTQFYQQMGGCYLLAHGMGKPVVDAMTDVTIPKDGKWYVFVRTKDWCPGNWDAPGQFKVAINGKALDTTFGTEKGWAWQSGGKVALKAGTNTVTLKDLTGFEGRIDAVYFSKEKNPKLPSTPADVMGWKDQLSGRSKLTVKTEQYELVVVGGGMSGCAAALAAAEKGVKVALIHDRPVFGGNASAEIRVHTLGIHGKSKRLIDKIDTEHWPNGDARAIQDQKKREASMKASEVALFANHLAIGLEKDGDTIVSVDARDSRTGVIRRFKAAQFIDATGDGWLGYWSGATCRYGREAASEFGEEWAEHGDLWSPKVADNRVMGTSILWNSKQGQTKSTFPEVPWAQPVSKDSAKINGEWFWEYSDNDLHQIRDAEQIRDHMFRAIYGNFSNAKKLTENDLVELKWVAYIGGRRESRRIMGDHIFTMSDCRSGIEFPDSVVEEVRPMDGHYQQSETGLKYSYISKAMHFRGTYKGEKIKRKTYYIPFRSLYAKDINNLMMAGRCFSCSHIGLGGPRVMNTCAQMGVATGCAASLCIQHNANPRAIGKDHIKALRKMIGYTAKG from the coding sequence ATGAACAGAAGAGAATTTACCCGAATTGTGGGCGGCACCTCGGTTGTCACCGCCCTGGCACCGAATTATTTATTTGCTAAAAACACCCTGTCATCTGCTGGTGTTTTGCTGGAAGCCTGCACCTTTAAGAATCGAGGCGGCTGGAAGCTCGATACTCAGTTTTATCAGCAGATGGGTGGCTGTTATTTGTTAGCACACGGGATGGGTAAGCCGGTGGTTGATGCGATGACCGATGTGACCATTCCGAAAGATGGAAAGTGGTATGTTTTCGTGCGCACAAAAGACTGGTGTCCGGGCAACTGGGATGCGCCGGGTCAATTTAAAGTCGCGATTAACGGCAAGGCACTCGATACGACCTTCGGCACCGAAAAGGGCTGGGCTTGGCAGAGCGGAGGCAAAGTAGCACTCAAAGCCGGAACGAATACGGTGACGCTGAAAGACCTGACCGGTTTTGAGGGGCGTATTGATGCAGTCTATTTTTCGAAAGAGAAAAACCCGAAGCTTCCGAGCACACCCGCTGATGTGATGGGCTGGAAAGATCAACTCTCTGGTCGTAGCAAGCTGACCGTGAAAACGGAGCAATATGAGCTGGTGGTTGTCGGGGGCGGAATGAGCGGTTGTGCCGCCGCATTGGCCGCTGCAGAGAAAGGGGTCAAAGTGGCCTTGATCCATGACCGTCCTGTTTTCGGCGGTAATGCTAGTGCCGAAATACGGGTTCACACGCTGGGAATCCACGGTAAGAGTAAGCGGCTTATCGATAAAATTGATACCGAACACTGGCCGAATGGTGATGCCCGCGCCATTCAGGATCAGAAAAAACGTGAAGCTAGCATGAAGGCCAGTGAAGTGGCGCTGTTTGCAAACCATCTTGCGATTGGTTTGGAGAAGGATGGGGATACGATTGTCAGTGTGGACGCCCGGGATTCCCGGACCGGCGTGATCCGCCGTTTTAAGGCGGCTCAGTTTATTGACGCTACGGGTGATGGCTGGCTCGGCTACTGGTCCGGCGCAACTTGCCGTTACGGGCGCGAAGCAGCATCGGAATTTGGCGAGGAGTGGGCTGAACATGGCGACCTGTGGAGCCCGAAAGTGGCGGATAACCGCGTGATGGGAACCAGTATCCTGTGGAATTCAAAACAGGGTCAGACGAAATCGACCTTCCCGGAGGTTCCTTGGGCGCAACCGGTATCAAAGGACTCAGCCAAAATTAACGGCGAATGGTTCTGGGAGTATTCGGACAATGACCTGCATCAGATCCGCGATGCCGAACAGATCCGCGATCATATGTTCCGCGCCATTTACGGTAATTTTTCCAATGCGAAGAAGTTGACGGAGAACGATCTGGTTGAACTGAAGTGGGTGGCCTATATCGGCGGACGCCGTGAATCGCGCCGCATTATGGGAGATCATATTTTCACAATGTCAGACTGCAGGAGTGGTATTGAATTCCCTGACAGCGTAGTTGAAGAGGTCCGGCCCATGGATGGGCATTATCAGCAATCAGAGACCGGATTAAAGTACTCTTATATCTCGAAAGCAATGCACTTTCGGGGAACATACAAAGGCGAGAAAATCAAAAGAAAGACCTATTACATCCCATTTCGTAGTTTATACGCCAAGGACATCAATAATCTTATGATGGCCGGACGATGCTTCAGTTGTTCTCATATCGGGCTCGGTGGTCCGCGCGTGATGAATACCTGCGCTCAGATGGGTGTGGCAACCGGGTGCGCCGCCTCATTATGCATCCAACACAATGCCAACCCGCGCGCGATTGGGAAAGATCACATCAAAGCGCTCCGCAAGATGATCGGCTATACAGCAAAAGGATAG
- a CDS encoding alpha-L-rhamnosidase-related protein, with the protein MKKLMLIGMLLSSTAFGFEFKTDWNAKWIGLTEKSAVNTWLAYRTQIELDSVPEEVIANIACDSKYWLWINGEMAVFEGQLKRGPNPKDTYYDPVDIAPYLKKGDNTIAVLMWHFGKHGFSHNNSGKAGLIFDTPLFHSDSSWKVIKHPAFGMTGKPLPNFRLPESNVLFDARKDLGDWTAPAFDDTAWQNAAELGTPPCRPWGRLAKRQIPQWLDSGFRKYEQVTKKTNKDGSTTVTGKLPYNCHVTPYIKLKAKAGKKIDIRSDNYIVTGNACVRSEYITKNGNQEFETPAWINGHHIHYKIPQGVEVLEILYRETGYDADVVGMFECDNARLNELWQKSFRTLYVTMRDTYFDCPDRERAQWWGDMVNEMGEAFYVFDAVKGPMLAKKGIYELAKWQRDDKVLYSPIPAGVPKPGNRKARRKDGTWYKELPRQMLASVGWYGFWYYYWYTDDQQTIVDVYPHVRDYLSLWKLGADGLVIHRTGDWDWTDWGKHKDVPVVENAWLYLALKAAVEMAQLSGNTADIAGYQATMKSIEANFNKTFWDGKQYRSATHKGLTDDRANAMAVVAGLAKPEYYPAIQQVLKQEYNASPYMEKYVLESLFIMGTADQAVERILKRFAKMIDAPISTLYENFGGGEDRANHGTINHAWSGGGLTMMHQYVAGVQPTSPAFKTYSVRPQMGPLKQIRTKVPTQFGTIEMELNKAEDGVLSMDLTSPTGTTATAVLPLGEKTNILKVNGTVVWIAGTQKKCPAGCRFQGITNNEIRIELSSGQWSIELKTKEK; encoded by the coding sequence ATGAAAAAATTAATGCTAATAGGAATGCTGCTGAGCTCAACCGCGTTCGGGTTCGAATTTAAAACCGACTGGAACGCAAAATGGATCGGGCTTACCGAAAAGTCTGCCGTCAATACCTGGCTCGCGTACCGCACCCAGATTGAGCTGGATTCGGTGCCTGAAGAGGTGATCGCCAACATCGCGTGCGACAGTAAATACTGGCTCTGGATCAACGGCGAAATGGCGGTCTTTGAAGGGCAGTTGAAACGGGGTCCCAATCCGAAGGATACCTATTACGACCCGGTCGACATTGCCCCTTATCTGAAAAAGGGCGATAACACCATCGCGGTTTTGATGTGGCACTTTGGCAAACACGGCTTTTCGCATAACAACAGCGGAAAGGCGGGGTTGATTTTTGATACCCCATTGTTTCATTCGGACTCCTCGTGGAAAGTCATCAAGCATCCGGCGTTCGGCATGACCGGAAAACCGCTTCCGAATTTCCGTCTGCCCGAATCCAACGTCCTCTTTGATGCCCGCAAAGATTTGGGCGACTGGACCGCGCCGGCATTTGATGATACCGCTTGGCAAAATGCGGCTGAATTGGGCACACCGCCCTGTCGTCCGTGGGGCCGACTCGCCAAACGTCAGATTCCGCAGTGGCTCGATTCTGGGTTTCGGAAATATGAGCAGGTCACCAAAAAAACAAACAAAGACGGTTCCACAACCGTTACCGGCAAGCTCCCGTATAACTGTCATGTCACTCCGTACATCAAGCTGAAAGCGAAGGCGGGAAAAAAGATCGATATCCGTAGCGATAACTACATCGTGACCGGAAACGCGTGTGTTCGCAGCGAATACATCACCAAAAATGGAAATCAGGAGTTCGAAACGCCCGCTTGGATCAACGGCCATCACATCCACTACAAAATCCCGCAGGGCGTCGAAGTTCTCGAAATCCTTTACCGAGAAACCGGCTATGACGCGGATGTGGTCGGTATGTTCGAATGCGACAACGCGCGGCTGAACGAACTGTGGCAAAAATCGTTCCGAACCCTTTACGTTACGATGCGCGATACCTACTTCGACTGCCCGGATCGCGAACGCGCCCAGTGGTGGGGCGATATGGTTAACGAAATGGGCGAAGCCTTTTACGTTTTCGATGCGGTCAAAGGGCCGATGTTGGCCAAAAAAGGTATTTACGAGCTGGCGAAATGGCAGCGCGACGACAAGGTGCTTTATTCGCCAATTCCGGCCGGAGTGCCGAAACCGGGCAACCGTAAGGCGAGAAGGAAGGACGGCACTTGGTATAAAGAGTTGCCGCGTCAAATGCTCGCCAGTGTGGGCTGGTACGGGTTCTGGTATTATTACTGGTACACCGACGACCAGCAGACGATCGTTGATGTCTACCCGCACGTCAGGGATTATCTGTCGCTCTGGAAATTAGGGGCTGACGGCCTGGTGATCCATCGGACCGGCGACTGGGACTGGACCGACTGGGGCAAACACAAAGATGTGCCTGTGGTGGAAAATGCCTGGCTCTATCTCGCGCTTAAAGCTGCGGTCGAAATGGCGCAACTTTCCGGGAACACGGCCGATATCGCGGGCTATCAGGCGACGATGAAATCGATTGAGGCGAACTTCAACAAAACCTTTTGGGACGGCAAACAGTATCGGAGCGCGACGCATAAGGGGCTGACTGATGACCGCGCCAATGCGATGGCGGTGGTTGCCGGACTGGCAAAACCCGAATATTATCCCGCGATTCAGCAGGTGCTGAAACAGGAGTATAACGCGTCGCCGTACATGGAAAAATATGTGCTCGAATCGCTCTTCATAATGGGTACTGCGGATCAGGCGGTTGAGCGGATCTTGAAGCGGTTCGCCAAAATGATCGATGCTCCGATCTCAACGCTGTACGAAAATTTCGGCGGCGGAGAGGATCGCGCGAATCACGGCACGATCAACCACGCCTGGTCCGGTGGCGGACTGACGATGATGCACCAATATGTTGCCGGCGTGCAGCCCACCAGCCCGGCTTTTAAAACCTATTCGGTCAGGCCGCAAATGGGACCCCTTAAACAGATTCGCACCAAAGTCCCAACCCAATTCGGCACCATCGAAATGGAGCTGAACAAAGCCGAAGACGGAGTACTTTCAATGGATTTGACCTCGCCGACGGGAACCACTGCCACGGCGGTCCTTCCGTTAGGCGAAAAGACGAATATTTTAAAGGTAAATGGAACCGTGGTTTGGATAGCCGGAACGCAAAAAAAATGTCCGGCTGGTTGCAGGTTTCAGGGGATAACGAACAACGAGATCCGGATTGAGCTATCTTCCGGTCAATGGTCTATCGAACTTAAAACAAAGGAGAAGTAA
- a CDS encoding sulfatase family protein, protein MKKMIAAFALFTSVLSGFCHEAPNVLWIYVDDMSGWLGCYGDSTVPTPNIDMLAEQGVKFNRAYMPAPVCSATRSALITGTMQTSHGLHQHRTMIKKSLPEGVTTIPQLFRKAGYLTFNEKKADYNFTYKQNDLFSPEFKRPKKNAMRSHLVGHDLTWLKQLKGKQFFGQIQLYGGKYQGEAGNKYPAPSRIKESEVTVPPQYPDNSVMRNAIARHYEQIAYCDSQVGAIIDALKKYEIWDNTIVFFFTDHGCQMPRAKQHLYDEGAQVPLIVCWPNGSQKLAENGTVRDDLVSGIDITASSLALAGMDVPDFMEGKNLFAENYHPRACVISAKDRMGNAIDHVRSVRTDKFVYIKNYMTDRPLYQPAYRDKFATFINIRKLYAENKLTPLQASYHDAAQRKSEELYEFTKDPNQLNNLADHPEYAAILKKHRAQLEQWEKSTGDKGLIPPSEAELKKVYNGAKDRCVNPEYDIFK, encoded by the coding sequence ATGAAAAAAATGATAGCCGCCTTCGCGCTTTTTACATCGGTTCTTTCCGGGTTTTGTCACGAAGCCCCTAATGTGTTGTGGATCTACGTGGACGATATGAGCGGCTGGCTGGGCTGTTACGGTGACTCAACGGTTCCCACGCCCAATATCGATATGCTCGCGGAGCAGGGCGTAAAATTTAATCGCGCCTATATGCCCGCGCCGGTTTGCTCAGCGACCCGCTCGGCACTGATCACCGGCACCATGCAAACCTCGCACGGTTTGCATCAGCATCGGACGATGATCAAAAAGTCGCTGCCTGAAGGGGTAACTACGATTCCGCAATTGTTCCGTAAAGCGGGGTACCTTACCTTCAACGAAAAGAAAGCTGACTACAACTTTACCTATAAACAGAACGACCTGTTTTCGCCCGAATTTAAGCGACCCAAAAAGAACGCCATGCGCAGTCATCTGGTCGGACATGATTTAACTTGGCTCAAACAGCTGAAAGGCAAGCAGTTTTTCGGGCAGATCCAGCTTTATGGCGGAAAATATCAGGGCGAAGCGGGGAATAAATATCCCGCCCCAAGCCGCATAAAAGAGAGCGAAGTGACCGTGCCACCGCAGTACCCGGATAATTCCGTGATGCGCAACGCCATCGCCCGCCACTATGAGCAGATCGCTTATTGCGACAGTCAGGTCGGCGCGATTATTGATGCGCTCAAGAAATATGAAATTTGGGATAACACGATCGTCTTTTTCTTCACTGATCACGGTTGCCAGATGCCGCGCGCCAAGCAACATCTTTATGATGAAGGCGCTCAGGTGCCCCTGATTGTTTGCTGGCCTAACGGGAGTCAAAAGCTGGCAGAAAACGGAACGGTTCGTGATGATTTGGTTAGCGGAATCGATATCACCGCCAGCTCGCTCGCGCTGGCCGGAATGGATGTGCCGGACTTTATGGAGGGAAAAAATCTGTTTGCGGAAAATTATCACCCTCGCGCGTGCGTGATTTCGGCCAAAGACCGTATGGGCAACGCGATCGATCACGTCCGTTCGGTCCGGACCGATAAGTTTGTCTACATCAAAAACTACATGACCGACCGGCCGCTGTATCAGCCGGCATACCGCGATAAATTTGCCACTTTCATTAATATCAGAAAGCTGTATGCCGAGAATAAGCTCACGCCGCTGCAAGCCTCATACCATGACGCCGCACAGCGGAAATCCGAAGAGCTCTATGAGTTCACCAAAGATCCCAACCAGCTGAACAATCTGGCTGATCATCCCGAATATGCCGCGATCCTCAAAAAACACCGCGCGCAGCTGGAACAATGGGAAAAAAGTACGGGCGATAAAGGCCTGATCCCTCCGAGCGAGGCGGAACTCAAAAAAGTATATAACGGCGCAAAAGACCGATGCGTGAACCCGGAATACGATATTTTTAAATAA
- a CDS encoding beta-L-arabinofuranosidase domain-containing protein, protein MSYLPVNGLSNLKQRRSKMRKTTTALFCLGMLTSVWAGQQSERASIGLENIQIKGDLEKRIHRNFDRLESERFQPIVDKGCLRVPQYSWPGDMEGRTILSLAMLQQAGERDAKYLPKTMEVVPGRMNELGYFGKNYFPKCDEQQLSGHGWLLRGLCELYLDRKDPSVKKMIENIVDNLVVPTQGKHKVYPIDPTTRAKGKGSYSGEVAGVEGVWRLSTDVGCDFIFMDGVIQAADVLNRKDIYPIIDEMVARFLEVDLVAIEAQTHATLTALRGLVRYAEMTDNPELIAETEKRFDLYVREGSTENHANYNWFGRPTHTEPCAFIDGFMVGYQLWQATGNTRYLEEAHRIYFNGMGHGQRANGGFGCDKCLGSKDANLYLSNPEAWWCCSMRGSEGLVKAAEYSFVQSGNTLMLPFFNDATVAFKGGMLNISTAYPYDGSVTVKVEKAPESGTALSFFKPSWAGKTAVALNGKSVESAEKDNFVSVNAALKAGDTLVYSFKQEPYLADTHNIHTIKGYQKVYQGPLVLGAMTKKETTLPKNAKLKWNAQTKEIKLGKLKLAPINDVIDVMYDRQTYKRQVLWKKN, encoded by the coding sequence TTGAGCTATCTTCCGGTCAATGGTCTATCGAACTTAAAACAAAGGAGAAGTAAGATGAGAAAAACAACTACGGCATTATTCTGTTTGGGCATGTTGACATCGGTTTGGGCCGGTCAGCAAAGTGAACGCGCCAGCATTGGTCTTGAAAATATCCAGATAAAAGGAGATTTGGAAAAACGGATTCATCGAAATTTTGACCGGTTGGAAAGCGAGCGCTTTCAGCCCATCGTGGATAAAGGGTGCCTTCGTGTTCCCCAATACAGTTGGCCGGGCGATATGGAAGGGCGCACCATTCTGTCGCTGGCTATGTTGCAGCAGGCCGGTGAGCGCGATGCCAAATATCTGCCCAAAACGATGGAAGTGGTGCCCGGTCGGATGAATGAGCTGGGCTATTTCGGCAAAAATTATTTCCCGAAATGTGACGAGCAGCAGCTTTCCGGGCATGGCTGGCTCCTGCGCGGATTGTGTGAGCTGTATCTGGATCGCAAAGACCCCTCAGTTAAAAAGATGATTGAAAACATCGTCGATAATCTGGTGGTTCCGACCCAAGGAAAACACAAAGTCTATCCGATCGACCCGACCACTCGCGCAAAAGGGAAGGGGAGTTATTCTGGCGAGGTTGCCGGAGTGGAAGGCGTCTGGCGTCTTTCGACCGATGTGGGTTGCGACTTCATCTTTATGGACGGTGTCATTCAAGCGGCCGACGTTCTTAACCGCAAAGATATTTACCCGATTATCGACGAAATGGTCGCCCGCTTCCTAGAGGTGGATCTGGTCGCCATCGAAGCGCAGACCCATGCAACGCTGACCGCATTGCGCGGCCTGGTTCGCTATGCGGAAATGACCGATAACCCCGAACTGATCGCCGAAACCGAAAAACGCTTCGACCTGTATGTTCGGGAAGGTTCCACTGAGAATCATGCGAATTACAACTGGTTCGGGCGCCCGACCCATACCGAGCCCTGCGCCTTTATCGATGGGTTTATGGTCGGGTACCAACTTTGGCAAGCTACCGGCAACACCCGCTATCTGGAAGAGGCGCACAGAATCTACTTCAACGGAATGGGGCACGGACAACGTGCAAATGGCGGATTCGGCTGTGATAAATGTCTCGGCAGTAAAGATGCAAACCTTTACCTGAGCAATCCTGAAGCGTGGTGGTGCTGCTCTATGCGCGGTTCTGAAGGGTTGGTCAAAGCGGCGGAATACAGCTTTGTGCAGTCCGGCAATACACTCATGCTCCCGTTCTTTAACGATGCAACCGTCGCCTTTAAAGGCGGCATGCTGAACATTTCCACCGCGTATCCGTACGACGGATCCGTAACGGTTAAGGTGGAAAAAGCACCGGAATCCGGAACCGCGCTATCTTTTTTCAAACCCTCTTGGGCTGGAAAAACGGCCGTCGCGCTTAACGGTAAAAGCGTAGAATCCGCTGAAAAGGATAACTTTGTCTCCGTAAACGCGGCGTTGAAAGCGGGCGACACGCTGGTTTACTCCTTCAAGCAGGAGCCTTATCTGGCGGATACCCACAACATCCACACAATCAAGGGGTATCAAAAGGTGTATCAGGGGCCGTTGGTGCTGGGCGCGATGACCAAAAAGGAAACGACCTTGCCGAAAAACGCTAAGCTAAAGTGGAATGCTCAGACCAAAGAGATCAAGCTCGGCAAATTGAAGCTGGCTCCGATCAATGATGTCATTGATGTCATGTACGATCGCCAAACCTACAAGCGTCAAGTGCTCTGGAAAAAGAACTGA